One segment of Glandiceps talaboti chromosome 21, keGlaTala1.1, whole genome shotgun sequence DNA contains the following:
- the LOC144451307 gene encoding prolactin-releasing peptide receptor-like, producing MAQDTALNYEGFDEPSYYSSFSSMYDGWNLLFTESENVNSTTNNITIATNPFQALEAGRVFLRQYSVLLAVFYGIVFLVGTVGNAFIVVTVGLNKNLRNFANYLISNLALSHCLMCIFCIPWTLANSLMDEWVFGEVLCKLVPFIQTVSVFVSIISHVIISCGRLRITMYPLQGRISSTTCVIIIVFSWTVAVLVAIPVAVFTHEFDFRIFGYHIVCYDVWPSRLFKNVYDFTLLVLGYIAPLAFIAVCYTKVCLYIHKRVIPGVYTRRQKLRDLVKKQKLNRQLIAITTTFAISWLPLYTVRTMAEFNPTIFPTKYYDLIYILCHASAMSSSVYNPIIYAWMHKKYRRHLKSTLFFKRPKHTLQR from the coding sequence ATGGCACAAGATACAGCACTGAACTATGAGGGCTTTGACGAACCTTCATATTACTCATCCTTTTCTTCGATGTACGATGGCTGGAATTTGCTTTTTACGGAGTCAGAGAATGTCAATTCCACTACCAACAACATCACCATAGCAACGAACCCGTTTCAAGCTTTGGAAGCTGGACGAGTGTTTTTGCGACAGTATTCCGTTTTACTAGCTGTTTTTTATGGCATAGTGTTTTTGGTTGGTACGGTTGGTAACGCCTTCATTGTTGTTACAGTCGGATTGAACAAAAATCTTCGTAATTTTGCAAACTACTTAATATCAAACCTTGCCTTATCGCACTGTTTAATGTGTATTTTCTGCATCCCATGGACACTGGCAAACAGTTTGATGGACGAGTGGGTATTTGGAGAAGTACTTTGTAAATTAGTACCGTTCATTCAAACAGTCTCCGTTTTCGTTTCGATCATATCACACGTGATTATTTCATGCGGTCGACTTCGTATTACGATGTACCCTCTGCAAGGAAGGATCTCGTCGACGACTtgtgttatcattattgtgtTTTCATGGACAGTCGCCGTTCTTGTAGCGATACCAGTAGCTGTTTTCACCCATGAATTTGACTTCAGAATATTTGGTTATCACATTGTATGCTACGACGTCTGGCCTTCAAGACTTTTTAAAAACGTGTATGACTTCACTCTTCTCGTACTTGGCTACATCGCTCCTTTGGCTTTCATTGCTGTATGCTATACCAAAGTCTGcttgtatatacataaacgaGTTATACCTGGTGTCTACACACGCCGACAAAAGCTTCGAGACTTGGTTAAAAAACAGAAACTGAACCGCCAATTGATAGCAATCACAACCACGTTTGCTATCTCTTGGCTCCCACTTTACACTGTTCGAACGATGGCCGAGTTCAATCCAACGATATTCCCGACAAAGTATTATGATTTGATATACATACTTTGTCATGCTTCGGCGATGAGTTCAAGTGTCTATAATCCAATTATATATGCTTGGATGCACAAGAAATATCGTCGGCATTTGAAATCAACCCTTTTCTTCAAGCGGCCTAAACATACACTCCAGAGGTAA
- the LOC144451306 gene encoding E3 ubiquitin-protein ligase TRIM71-like, which produces MAASPIFSEISEQFLRCKICFKDFNTPKLLPCLHSFCKECLEGLIHPENRSLDCPVCKHHLSLYDNQNGVDGLRDNDFISSLTETMGMLKKIRNREGAIVCTCCSTENDATSYCLTCADLLCSDCIGAHTRLKVFKGHDSMSLDELRSGKYTECLLQHKEPSKCEVHDGEMMRFYCRTCEKPICRDCTVLDHKEPGHKYCRLTDAVTACRAALKKMLAEVRMKISLVTDALKSVSKSGQEIARGKEAAVEKIRTEAQKRQDDIVQMRMTLERETNTLSAIKEKQLSDLKDSLDLVLLKLNSSFEFTETVLKMGSDRDILSGKSQIETRLKELTDTCVEAKLDIDTAVKFIVNYDHTDPLGTVVDDSGTVVDGPTDSDVSKHFCKFLFEFGKRGSGPGEFCDPEGVAVTKSGDIVVADKGNCRIQVFDKFGSYKYQSPEQMFKTPTDVTVNADNHFVTVDYGERSIKTTSIDRCHVTIRKRETDVPLSPVRIDDHFWNYLHGVAVDRVGHVIASSSRHDTSEIRVFTPYGIEVSRFGESDMLSLDRIFYMCIDSTGQNIVVSDHGNRNVRKFSQDGQEKWSTDLPGHFLTGICCDDEDNIMVVSYRTGQVLMIRKDGTFAGHLVEGLNHPEGIAFTTNAGKKLVVVDGGNNRVKVYQYFRKEQGEDSSQ; this is translated from the coding sequence ATGGCTGCCTCGCCGATATTCTCCGAGATCAGCGAGCAGTTCTTACGTTGTAAGATATGTTTCAAGGACTTCAACACACCTAAGCTTCTGCCTTGCCTCCATTCTTTCTGTAAGGAGTGTCTGGAGggtttgatacaccctgaaaaTCGCTCACTTGATTGTCCCGTCTGCAAACATCATCTTTCGCTTTATGATAATCAAAATGGCGTCGACGGGTTACGAGATAACGACTTTATTTCCAGCCTGACTGAAACGATGGGCATGTTAAAAAAGATACGAAATCGAGAGGGTGCAATCGTATGTACATGCTGTTCCACTGAAAATGATGCCACCTCGTACTGTCTCACCTGTGCTGATTTGCTATGCTCCGACTGCATTGGGGCCCATACACGACTCAAGGTGTTCAAGGGCCACGATTCGATGTCCTTAGACGAATTGCGATCGGGAAAATATACAGAATGTTTGCTGCAGCATAAGGAACCATCGAAATGCGAAGTGCATGATGGTGAGATGATGAGATTCTACTGCCGAACATGCGAAAAACCGATTTGCCGTGACTGCACTGTCCTCGACCACAAAGAGCCAGGACACAAGTACTGTCGGTTAACTGATGCAGTGACTGCATGTCGTGCGGCACTGAAAAAGATGCTTGCTGAGGTAAGGATGAAGATTTCCCTGGTCACTGATGCGCTCAAGTCTGTCTCTAAGTCTGGGCAAGAGATTGCCAGAGGCAAAGAAGCAGCAGTGGAGAAAATCCGCACAGAGGCTCAGAAACGACAGGACGACATCGTGCAGATGAGAATGACGTTGGAAAGGGAGACAAATACGTTATCGGCCATCAAAGAAAAACAACTAAGCGACTTGAAAGATTCACTCGATCTAGTGTTGCTGAAACTAAACAGCAGTTTTGAGTTTACCGAGACCGTACTTAAGATGGGTAGCGATCGGGATATTCTTTCTGGGAAGTCTCAAATTGAGACTAGGTTGAAGGAATTGACGGACACCTGCGTTGAGGCGAAACTAGATATCGATACAGCCGTCAAATTTATCGTCAACTACGACCACACAGACCCACTCGGTACCGTTGTCGATGATAGCGGCACAGTCGTCGACGGCCCAACAGATTCTGATGTATCAAAGCATTTCTGCAAATTTCTTTTCGAGTTCGGAAAGCGCGGTTCCGGACCAGGTGAGTTTTGCGATCCGGAGGGCGTCGCCGTGACGAAGTCCGGCGATATCGTCGTCGCTGACAAAGGTAATTGTAGAATCCAGGTGTTCGATAAGTTTGGAAGTTACAAATACCAATCCCCTGAACAAATGTTCAAAACTCCAACCGATGTTACCGTCAATGCAGACAACCACTTTGTTACAGTCGACTACGGCGAACGTAGCATTAAAACAACCTCCATCGACCGATGTCACGTGACGATTCGTAAACGCGAAACTGATGTCCCTCTTAGCCCAGTCCGAATTGACGACCACTTTTGGAATTACCTTCACGGAGTTGCGGTCGATCGAGTTGGACACGTCATTGCCTCGAGTTCCCGTCATGATACATCCGAAATCCGCGTGTTCACACCGTACGGTATTGAAGTGAGCCGATTTGGTGAATCAGATATGCTGAGTTTAGATCGCATCTTCTACATGTGCATAGATTCCACCGGACAGAACATCGTTGTATCAGATCATGGCAACCGCAATGTCCGTAAATTCAGCCAGGATGGCCAAGAGAAATGGTCGACGGATTTACCGGGACATTTCCTTACCGGCATTTGCTGCGACGACGAAGATAACATTATGGTCGTCAGTTATCGTACGGGTCAAGTCTTGATGATAAGGAAAGACGGTACATTCGCCGGACATCTCGTTGAAGGTCTCAATCACCCCGAGGGGATCGCCTTCACCACAAACGCTGGTAAAAAGTTGGTTGTCGTCGACGGAGGAAACAATAGGGTGAAAGTGTACCAATACTTTCGCAAAGAACAAGGCGAGGACTCTTCTCAGTAA